A genomic window from Sparus aurata chromosome 14, fSpaAur1.1, whole genome shotgun sequence includes:
- the atp23 gene encoding mitochondrial inner membrane protease ATP23 homolog, giving the protein MEQPKQEEDYGYDLFPERNAPKKYKKGSIGESLFTFSHKCQVMLQFAMETSPYAKLLLSAMKSSGCKVFKDRHFSCEDCDGTVSGGFDAASSQIVLCQNNIHQQAHMNRVVTHELIHAFDHCRAHVDWFSNLRHLACSEIRAANLSGDCAFQNEAARFNFGLEKHHQECVRGRALRSILAVRNIGREEAAKIVDEVFDTCFNDHAPFGRIPHGKKDAKFACRDYENRDRYYANI; this is encoded by the exons ATGGAGCAGCCCAAACAAGAAGAGGACTATGGATACGATTTATTCCCGGAGAGGAACGCGCCGAAGAAGTACAAGAAGGGATCGATCGGGGAGAGCCTGTTCACTTTCAGTCACAAGTGTCAGGTCATGCTACAGTTCGCAATGGAAACTA GTCCGTATGCCAAACTCCTCCTCAGTGCCATGAAAAGTTCCGGATG CAAGGTGTTCAAAGATCGACATTTCTCCTGTGAGGATTGTGACGGGACGGTTAGCGGCGGCTTTGACGCTGCTTCTTCTCAA atCGTTTTGTGTCAGAACAACATCCACCAGCAGGCCCACATGAACCGGGTGGTCACCCACGAGCTCATTCACGCCTTCGACCACTGTCGGGCCCACGTGGACTGGTTCAGCAACCTAAGGCATCTAGCTTGTTCTGAG atccGGGCAGCTAACCTGAGTGGAGACTGCGCCTTTCAAAATGAAGCTGCCAGGTTCAACTTTGGCCTCGAGAAGCATCATCAG GAGTGCGTCAGAGGCCGCGCCCTCCGCTCCATCCTGGCCGTGAGGAACATCGGCCGAGAGGAGGCGGCGAAAATAGTGGATGAGGTCTTCGACACGTGTTTCAACGACCACGCGCCGTTCGGGCGAATCCCGCACGGCAAGAAGGACGCCAAGTTTGCCTGCAGAGATTACGAGAACAGGGATCGATATTACGCTAACATTTAA
- the LOC115595281 gene encoding piggyBac transposable element-derived protein 3-like, whose protein sequence is MMSHQTALVQGVGEAEGGEMLMVLLLMRVAGHHIIRPGKQRQDTGKPNPTRFTPNRTPGPQSPLTIGTMTPGEIFALFFDTQVLKLLCANTNKIAQKNLEKGKMFAWTDITPQELTKYLGTLLFMSVCSLPKLSDFWRTKSIFQVPFPSTVMSRDRFRAICSNLHIGDPEEDAINDQKRGTEDYDPLQKVKPLLDIIRNTCKSVYHPKQHISVDERMVATKARISIKQNMKAKPTKWGLKFFVLADVNGYTLDYRLYTGKAHGASGKGLSFDVVSELVNKDYLGE, encoded by the coding sequence ATGATGAGCCATCAAACAGCTCTGGTACAAGGCGTGGGAGAGGCCGAAGGAGGAGAgatgctgatggtgctgctgttGATGCGCGTAGCCGGTCACCACATCATCAGGCCTGGAAAACAGAGGCAAGACACTGGAAAGCCTAACCCAACCAGATTCACCCCCAATCGCACCCCTGGTCCGCAATCCCCTCTCACCATCGGCACCATGACGCCAGGGGAGATATTTGCACTTTTTTTCGACACCCAAGTACTCAAACTCTTATgtgcaaacacaaataaaattgCCCAAAAGAATTTGGAGAAGGGGAAAATGTTTGCCTGGACTGACATCACCCCGCAGGAGCTCACAAAATACCTCGGCACACTGCttttcatgtctgtgtgcagcCTCCCAAAATTGTCTGACTTCTGGAGGACTAAAAGCATTTTTCAGGTGCCATTCCCATCTACGGTCATGTCCAGAGACAGATTCAGAGCCATCTGTTCAAACTTGCACATCGGTGATCCAGAGGAGGATGCAATAAATGACCAGAAAAGGGGGACAGAGGACTATGACCCCCTGCAAAAAGTCAAACCTCTTCTGGATATAATCCGAAACACCTGCAAGAGCGTCTACCACCCAAAGCAGCACATCTCTGTGGATGAGAGGATGGTCGCTACGAAGGCAAGGATCTcaataaaacagaacatgaaggCAAAGCCAACAAAGTGGGGGctaaagttttttgttttagctGATGTAAATGGCTACACACTTGACTATAGGCTGTACACAGGGAAGGCCCACGGTGCTTCAGGGAAGGGGCTTTCTTTTGATGTGGTGTCTGAGCTGGTGAACAAAGACTACCTGGGAGAGTGA